A section of the Aminiphilus circumscriptus DSM 16581 genome encodes:
- a CDS encoding trans-sulfuration enzyme family protein: MNDHDTLPLRIATLTVHGGRSGAKGTTPPEVAPIYASSVFRFDSLEELDDVYEGRTPGHIYSRLGNPSCDALEELYARLEGGEAGAAFSSGMAAIVTAISAGVAPGDHVVAGRVLYGGVYSFLTSHLPRMGVAVTLVDATDPGAVEEAVRPETRLVYVETISNPLMEVTDLPRLAEIAARNGALLGVDNTFASPMLCRPLEQGAAWVASSATKYLNGHSDVIGGVLAGTKAFIDRAKALRSIWGASLSPFDAWLAVRGARTLSLRMKAHSANALALARLLEASPRVSRVHYPGLPSSPWHPLATRLFGDAGFGGMLSFELPGGGKEATQFIRKLSLAKLVPSLASTATIVSHPGKTSHRGVPEEERDAWGVGDGLVRVSVGIEDEVDILADFSRALEKPNKE; encoded by the coding sequence ATGAACGACCACGACACACTGCCCCTCCGCATCGCGACGCTCACTGTCCACGGCGGGCGCTCGGGAGCAAAGGGGACCACCCCGCCCGAGGTGGCCCCCATCTATGCCAGCTCGGTCTTCCGCTTCGACTCCCTGGAAGAGCTGGACGACGTCTACGAAGGAAGAACCCCGGGGCACATCTATTCACGCCTCGGAAACCCTTCCTGCGACGCACTGGAGGAACTCTACGCACGCCTGGAGGGAGGCGAGGCGGGGGCTGCGTTCTCCTCGGGAATGGCCGCCATCGTCACCGCCATCAGCGCCGGCGTCGCTCCGGGGGACCATGTGGTGGCAGGGCGGGTCCTCTACGGCGGCGTCTACTCCTTTCTCACCTCCCATCTGCCCCGCATGGGTGTGGCGGTGACCCTCGTGGACGCGACGGACCCAGGAGCGGTGGAAGAGGCGGTCCGCCCCGAGACACGCCTGGTCTACGTGGAGACCATCTCCAATCCGCTCATGGAGGTGACGGATCTTCCCCGCCTCGCCGAAATCGCCGCCCGGAACGGAGCACTGCTCGGCGTGGACAACACCTTCGCCTCGCCCATGCTCTGCCGCCCTCTGGAACAGGGCGCCGCATGGGTCGCGTCGAGCGCCACGAAATACCTGAACGGGCACAGCGACGTCATCGGAGGCGTTCTCGCGGGAACCAAAGCCTTCATCGACAGAGCAAAGGCACTCCGGAGCATCTGGGGCGCCTCCCTGAGCCCCTTCGACGCCTGGCTCGCCGTCCGGGGGGCGCGCACCCTCTCCCTGCGCATGAAAGCCCACTCCGCCAACGCCCTCGCCCTTGCCCGCCTTCTGGAGGCGTCACCCCGGGTTTCCCGGGTTCACTACCCAGGGCTCCCCTCGTCCCCCTGGCATCCCCTGGCGACCCGCCTCTTCGGCGACGCCGGGTTCGGGGGAATGCTCAGCTTCGAACTCCCCGGCGGCGGCAAGGAGGCGACGCAGTTCATCCGAAAGCTCTCCCTGGCCAAGCTCGTGCCGAGCCTCGCCTCGACGGCCACCATCGTCTCCCATCCCGGAAAGACGTCCCACCGGGGCGTTCCCGAGGAAGAACGCGACGCATGGGGTGTCGGGGACGGCCTTGTGCGCGTCTCCGTCGGGATCGAGGACGAGGTGGACATCCTCGCCGATTTCTCCCGGGCGCTGGAGAAACCGAACAAGGAATAA
- a CDS encoding Fur family transcriptional regulator, whose amino-acid sequence MTPREMLLQAGLRATPIREGVLALLLREGRPLSHADLTARSEEIPKCDKVTLYRTLESLTEHGLVHKAQGIDAQWRYCASDPELPGCPGNHPHFLCLSCGAMVCLLGQALPRIEVPKGVTVLGKQLIVYGICDACTRAKGKENA is encoded by the coding sequence GTGACGCCTCGGGAAATGCTGCTTCAGGCAGGACTTCGGGCAACTCCCATACGGGAGGGAGTGCTCGCCCTGCTCCTCCGGGAGGGGCGCCCGCTCTCCCACGCGGATCTCACGGCCAGATCCGAGGAGATTCCGAAATGCGACAAGGTGACGCTTTATCGAACATTGGAATCTCTGACGGAACACGGGCTGGTTCACAAGGCACAGGGCATCGATGCCCAGTGGCGTTACTGCGCCTCCGACCCGGAGTTGCCGGGATGCCCCGGCAATCATCCTCATTTCCTCTGCCTTTCCTGCGGAGCCATGGTCTGTCTCCTGGGACAGGCCCTTCCCCGCATCGAGGTTCCCAAGGGCGTCACCGTCCTGGGCAAACAGCTCATCGTTTACGGAATCTGTGATGCCTGCACCCGGGCGAAAGGCAAAGAAAACGCATGA
- a CDS encoding L-serine ammonia-lyase produces MTAPQESSITLSLFDLYKIGPGPSSSHTIGPMRAGGHFRRALAALSAEELLRGERIEVRLYGSLSATGKGHGTDRAVLAGLLGFDPEQCDARVLEDLAEEPNKAHRIAAGNREFLFALNDIRYEGTIHNFPWNNTLVIALRGGWSTSEEAETILRHVYYSVGGGFLVVEGEEDPPRPAPPHPYRTMEEFRSLLQRTNRSLPDLLLDNERALTGIDTAEVHRRLDRILDVMEAAVDLGLRTEGVLPGSIGLRRKAPLLFRRSYSLQSDPNHAVVLLNAYALAAAEENAAGHVVVTAPTLGSAGVLPAVAILMARQGRVPRELLREGLLAAAVVGFLVKTGASISGAEVGCQGEVGTASAMAAAFLAHVNGYPVSVLENAAEIALEHHLGMTCDPVGGYVQIPCIERNAMGAVKAYNAYLLASCGDPSAQKVQLDQVIRALAETGRDMSSRYKETAEGGLAVCFPQC; encoded by the coding sequence ATGACAGCACCGCAGGAAAGCTCCATCACGCTTTCTCTGTTCGACCTCTACAAGATCGGCCCCGGCCCGTCCAGCTCCCACACCATCGGTCCCATGCGGGCGGGAGGACATTTCCGGCGCGCCCTTGCGGCGCTCTCCGCGGAGGAACTGCTCCGGGGAGAGCGCATCGAAGTGCGGCTCTACGGTTCCCTCAGCGCCACGGGAAAGGGACACGGCACGGACCGAGCCGTGCTGGCGGGACTTCTCGGCTTCGACCCTGAACAGTGCGATGCCCGCGTTCTGGAGGATCTCGCCGAAGAGCCCAACAAAGCCCACAGGATCGCCGCGGGGAACCGGGAGTTCCTCTTTGCCCTCAACGACATCCGCTACGAGGGGACGATCCACAATTTTCCCTGGAACAACACCCTGGTCATCGCTCTCCGGGGAGGGTGGAGCACTTCAGAAGAGGCCGAGACGATCCTTCGGCACGTGTACTATTCCGTGGGGGGAGGCTTTCTGGTCGTGGAGGGAGAAGAGGACCCACCTCGTCCCGCTCCTCCCCACCCCTACCGTACCATGGAAGAATTCCGCTCTCTGCTGCAGCGCACGAACCGCTCCCTGCCCGACCTGCTCCTCGACAACGAAAGAGCGCTCACCGGCATCGACACCGCAGAGGTCCACCGTCGTCTGGACCGGATTCTGGACGTCATGGAGGCCGCGGTGGATCTGGGGCTCCGTACCGAGGGCGTCCTTCCCGGTTCCATCGGGCTGCGACGGAAGGCGCCTCTTCTCTTCCGCCGCAGCTATTCCCTGCAGAGCGACCCCAATCACGCGGTGGTGCTGCTCAACGCCTACGCCCTTGCCGCCGCCGAGGAGAACGCCGCCGGGCACGTGGTGGTCACGGCGCCCACTCTGGGGTCGGCGGGGGTGCTTCCCGCCGTGGCGATTCTCATGGCCCGGCAGGGGCGGGTTCCCCGGGAACTTCTCCGGGAAGGGCTTCTCGCCGCTGCGGTGGTGGGGTTTCTCGTGAAGACCGGGGCGAGTATCTCCGGTGCGGAAGTGGGGTGTCAGGGCGAGGTGGGAACCGCCTCGGCCATGGCGGCGGCGTTTCTCGCCCACGTGAACGGCTATCCCGTGTCGGTGCTGGAGAACGCCGCGGAAATCGCCCTGGAGCACCATCTGGGGATGACCTGCGACCCCGTGGGCGGATATGTGCAGATCCCCTGCATCGAGCGAAATGCCATGGGGGCCGTCAAGGCCTACAATGCCTATCTCCTTGCCTCCTGCGGCGATCCCTCGGCGCAGAAGGTGCAGTTGGACCAGGTTATCCGGGCCCTCGCCGAGACGGGACGGGACATGTCCTCCCGGTACAAGGAGACCGCCGAAGGAGGATTGGCTGTGTGCTTCCCCCAGTGCTAG
- a CDS encoding heavy-metal-associated domain-containing protein produces the protein MAHYTLSVPDMSCSHCARRITEALQRIIDEKDFRVLLEEKQVQVNTENLEDVLAALDDAGYTASVVA, from the coding sequence ATGGCTCACTACACCCTTTCCGTACCGGACATGTCCTGCAGCCACTGCGCCCGGCGCATCACCGAAGCGCTGCAACGCATCATCGACGAGAAGGACTTCCGGGTTCTGCTTGAGGAAAAGCAGGTCCAGGTAAACACCGAAAACCTGGAGGACGTGCTCGCCGCACTGGACGACGCGGGCTATACCGCCTCGGTAGTCGCCTGA
- a CDS encoding CapA family protein: MGFPARWSAEKNVPFCPGLAALRGVTSRLLLGVLLLLLAGPGGGLSPGLADVSGEAPFEANASSGVDVLSEDAGERGAIRLLFVGDIMAHAPQLEAVKRVTPPRKEGGGKGETVYDFVPFFAEVRSLLRGADLVAGNLETTLGGPRKGYRGYPSFNSPDSLAEALRDAGFDLLFTANNHCLDSGASGLVRTLHALVSADLCSTGTFVAEASRDIPRIVERGDIVLGFLAYTYGTNGIPVPSDRPWLVNLLDEALVSADVAALRKETDLLVVAFHFGNEYARHPSAIQRRFASLALQNGADIVVGSHPHVLQRVFVSRDVSPVSGERATPLSADRMTVVAYSLGNFISFQRTVPRDTGAVLGIDAARDGDGVVRIRRVFAVPTWVQAARRKEGREIRILPLLDTLARLDAGENPRISSAEEKRMRAALAEALEALTGKKTPLPPEEGVWVLWQREKRYPTPSP; the protein is encoded by the coding sequence ATGGGATTTCCGGCGCGGTGGAGCGCGGAGAAGAACGTTCCTTTCTGTCCGGGTTTGGCTGCCCTGCGGGGAGTGACGTCCCGTCTGCTCCTCGGGGTGCTCCTCCTTCTCCTCGCGGGCCCGGGAGGTGGCTTGTCCCCAGGGCTCGCGGACGTCTCCGGAGAAGCTCCCTTTGAAGCGAATGCGTCCTCCGGCGTTGACGTTCTCTCGGAGGACGCGGGGGAGCGCGGTGCGATCAGGCTGCTCTTCGTCGGGGATATCATGGCGCACGCTCCGCAGCTCGAAGCGGTGAAACGGGTGACGCCGCCCCGCAAAGAAGGGGGAGGAAAGGGCGAGACGGTCTACGATTTTGTCCCCTTCTTCGCGGAGGTCCGTTCGCTCCTCCGAGGCGCCGACCTGGTGGCGGGGAACCTGGAGACCACCCTGGGAGGTCCCCGGAAAGGATACCGGGGCTATCCCTCCTTCAATTCCCCGGATTCCCTGGCGGAGGCTCTTCGGGACGCGGGGTTCGATCTGCTCTTCACCGCGAACAACCATTGCCTCGATTCGGGAGCTTCGGGACTTGTCCGTACTCTCCACGCACTTGTCTCGGCGGATCTTTGCTCCACGGGAACCTTCGTCGCCGAGGCCTCCCGGGACATCCCCCGCATTGTCGAACGGGGAGACATTGTCCTGGGCTTCCTCGCCTACACCTACGGGACCAACGGCATTCCCGTTCCCTCGGACCGCCCCTGGCTCGTGAACCTTCTGGACGAGGCGCTCGTGAGCGCCGACGTGGCGGCGCTCCGCAAGGAAACGGACCTCCTGGTGGTGGCGTTTCATTTCGGCAACGAGTATGCCCGGCATCCTTCGGCAATTCAGCGGCGCTTTGCCTCCCTGGCCCTTCAGAACGGTGCGGACATTGTTGTGGGAAGCCATCCTCACGTGCTGCAGCGCGTCTTCGTCTCCCGGGATGTGTCGCCCGTCTCCGGGGAAAGGGCAACACCCCTCTCGGCGGACCGGATGACCGTGGTCGCCTATTCCCTGGGAAACTTCATCTCGTTCCAGCGGACCGTGCCGCGGGACACCGGAGCGGTGCTCGGCATCGATGCCGCCCGGGACGGCGACGGGGTGGTGCGCATCCGCCGGGTCTTCGCCGTTCCCACCTGGGTTCAGGCGGCGCGGCGCAAGGAGGGGCGGGAGATCCGCATCCTTCCTCTTCTGGACACGCTGGCTCGCCTCGACGCGGGGGAGAACCCGCGCATCTCCTCCGCGGAGGAGAAACGCATGCGGGCCGCTCTGGCGGAGGCGCTGGAGGCCCTTACGGGAAAGAAAACACCCCTTCCTCCGGAGGAAGGGGTGTGGGTGCTGTGGCAAAGGGAGAAGCGGTATCCGACGCCGTCTCCCTGA
- a CDS encoding type 1 glutamine amidotransferase domain-containing protein, with amino-acid sequence MKKRLEGVRILMFVDDVYEDLELWYPKLRLEEEGARVVVAGPVAGTVYDGKHGYPCKADAAIDDMEEKDFDALVIPGGFAPDKLRRLEKVKELTRRFHESGKLVAHICHAGWIPISAGIMKGFTCTSTPGIRDDLVNAGAVWVDEPLVIDRNMVSSRRPDDLPHFCRGILSVLTGEPL; translated from the coding sequence ATGAAAAAGCGTCTGGAAGGTGTGCGGATTCTCATGTTCGTGGATGACGTCTACGAGGATCTGGAACTCTGGTATCCCAAGCTGCGCCTCGAAGAAGAAGGCGCCCGGGTCGTGGTGGCCGGCCCCGTGGCGGGCACGGTCTACGACGGCAAGCACGGCTATCCCTGCAAGGCCGACGCGGCCATCGACGACATGGAGGAGAAGGATTTCGATGCCCTCGTGATTCCCGGAGGGTTCGCGCCGGACAAGCTGCGCCGTCTCGAGAAAGTGAAGGAACTCACCCGACGTTTCCACGAGTCCGGAAAACTCGTGGCCCACATCTGTCACGCCGGATGGATTCCCATTTCCGCGGGGATCATGAAGGGCTTCACCTGTACGTCCACGCCGGGAATCAGGGATGATCTGGTCAACGCCGGAGCGGTCTGGGTGGACGAGCCCCTGGTCATCGACCGGAACATGGTGTCGAGCCGCCGTCCCGACGATCTTCCCCATTTCTGCCGGGGCATCCTGTCGGTACTCACGGGAGAACCTCTGTAG
- a CDS encoding response regulator — protein sequence MMSPPRVLIVEDELIIAEDMKRRLEKLGYDVDDVVLSEKELFERIRKGRPDVILMDIHLGGETDGVDLAAKLREAEDIPVIFVTAYADEATVERAKESAPFGYVIKPVKDGDLRSSVEIALYKHAMEKKLRDSENRFHELFVHMFSGMLVLEPGATGFTVKDLNPSALALEGMSADARGKRVEECLADAASPELLALLDRVWRNGVSETVTLSRYRDGEIVSWREYHAYHAALGEMGLVIRDVTERKRTEEMLRRRTHDLEQRVRVEDCLAEVLSVLAEDILPFPRKLEKIVRLLPRGVHFSEEAGVRIVLGSEQYRTENFFATLWGVSRPLLIRGRQVGSLEIHALAGKAPLYEGPLLREEVVLLDRAAEYLAWAVRAEENKKRFSREMGYLQAALNASEVPQLVVDRNGAAVYLNNAFEAATGLSLEELRFRDIWDAVRVRSALEPSCSTEGVRKSFRDVCETGATEELPDAFSLFPCRGDGRCRVLRMAPLWGMEQEMLGVLFSLVFPGANEVRFSGGRSS from the coding sequence ATGATGTCTCCGCCCAGAGTGCTCATCGTGGAAGATGAGCTGATCATCGCCGAGGACATGAAGCGGCGGCTCGAGAAGCTCGGATATGATGTGGACGATGTGGTCCTGTCCGAAAAGGAGCTTTTTGAACGGATCCGGAAGGGACGTCCCGACGTGATTCTCATGGACATTCATCTCGGCGGCGAAACCGACGGTGTGGATCTCGCGGCGAAACTCCGGGAGGCGGAAGACATTCCCGTCATCTTCGTCACGGCCTATGCCGACGAGGCGACCGTGGAGCGTGCCAAGGAAAGTGCTCCTTTCGGGTATGTCATCAAGCCCGTGAAGGACGGAGATCTCCGCTCCTCCGTCGAAATCGCGCTCTACAAACACGCCATGGAGAAAAAACTCCGGGACAGCGAGAACCGCTTCCATGAACTCTTTGTTCATATGTTCTCGGGTATGCTGGTGCTGGAGCCCGGCGCGACCGGCTTTACCGTGAAGGACCTCAACCCATCCGCGCTCGCTCTGGAAGGAATGAGCGCGGATGCCCGGGGAAAACGTGTCGAGGAATGTCTGGCGGATGCCGCGTCTCCCGAGCTTCTTGCATTGCTCGATCGGGTCTGGCGGAACGGGGTGAGCGAGACCGTCACGCTCTCGCGGTACCGGGACGGGGAGATCGTCTCCTGGAGAGAGTACCACGCGTACCATGCCGCCTTGGGTGAAATGGGACTCGTCATCCGGGACGTGACGGAGCGGAAACGCACGGAGGAGATGCTCCGGCGGCGCACCCACGACCTGGAACAACGGGTCCGCGTGGAAGACTGCCTTGCGGAGGTGCTTTCCGTGCTGGCCGAGGACATCCTTCCTTTTCCGCGAAAGCTGGAAAAGATCGTGCGACTTCTTCCCCGGGGGGTCCATTTCTCCGAAGAGGCGGGAGTCCGCATCGTCCTCGGCAGCGAGCAGTACCGGACGGAGAATTTCTTCGCCACGCTCTGGGGAGTCTCACGCCCTCTCCTCATTCGAGGGCGACAGGTGGGGAGCCTGGAGATCCACGCCCTGGCGGGAAAAGCACCTCTCTACGAGGGACCCCTCCTGCGGGAAGAGGTGGTGCTCCTCGATCGTGCCGCGGAATACCTGGCGTGGGCAGTGCGCGCCGAGGAGAACAAAAAGCGGTTTTCCCGGGAAATGGGGTACCTGCAGGCGGCACTCAATGCGTCGGAGGTTCCCCAGCTCGTGGTGGATCGCAACGGTGCGGCGGTGTATCTCAACAACGCTTTTGAGGCCGCCACGGGGCTTTCCCTGGAGGAACTCCGCTTTCGGGACATCTGGGACGCCGTTCGTGTCCGGAGTGCTCTGGAACCGTCCTGCAGCACCGAAGGGGTTCGAAAATCCTTTCGGGACGTTTGCGAGACGGGTGCCACCGAGGAATTGCCCGATGCGTTTTCTCTCTTCCCCTGTCGGGGCGACGGCAGATGTCGGGTTCTTCGGATGGCGCCTCTGTGGGGCATGGAGCAGGAAATGTTGGGAGTGCTTTTTTCTCTTGTGTTTCCCGGGGCGAATGAAGTCCGTTTTTCCGGGGGGCGATCCTCATGA
- a CDS encoding MBL fold metallo-hydrolase yields the protein MDEEPAMELQLGPVHYTRAQGEMSMLLTTVTDDLCGKADLLGECGLALYLETPRGTVLFDAGSGTTILGNLRALGFSPSETDALVLSHGHADHAGGVPQLLAAGLSCPLWASPRIADAHYARRGGIPRYLGLHLAPGALVVRPVTEPTQVLCDVWAIPVPGENRNPEFVPSTPHLLLRQGGEYVPDPFEDELSLVVEGAFGISVILGCAHAGVVNILEAAAAFFGTHAFHSVSGGMHLKGQNAAFLERTVEALRSRFDVKHWRPCHCTGFTAAARLAEAMESVEWAASGSRVEL from the coding sequence ATGGACGAAGAACCTGCAATGGAGTTGCAACTCGGGCCGGTTCATTATACTCGGGCACAAGGGGAGATGTCCATGCTGCTCACTACGGTGACGGATGATCTCTGCGGCAAGGCGGATCTGCTCGGAGAATGCGGACTCGCGCTCTATCTGGAGACGCCGCGGGGAACTGTTCTTTTCGATGCGGGGAGCGGCACGACGATCCTGGGGAACCTGAGAGCCCTCGGCTTTTCTCCCTCCGAAACGGATGCCCTCGTGTTGAGCCACGGCCATGCGGATCACGCCGGAGGCGTGCCGCAGCTTCTCGCTGCCGGTCTCTCCTGTCCTCTTTGGGCTTCTCCGCGCATCGCCGACGCTCATTACGCCCGCCGGGGGGGAATACCGCGCTATCTGGGACTGCATCTGGCCCCGGGGGCGCTGGTGGTGCGCCCCGTGACGGAGCCGACGCAGGTCCTCTGCGACGTGTGGGCCATTCCTGTTCCCGGAGAGAATCGGAATCCCGAGTTTGTTCCCTCCACGCCGCATCTGCTGTTGCGACAAGGCGGGGAGTACGTTCCCGATCCTTTCGAGGACGAACTGTCCCTGGTTGTGGAGGGCGCCTTCGGAATCAGCGTCATTCTCGGATGCGCCCACGCGGGAGTGGTGAACATCCTTGAGGCGGCGGCGGCTTTTTTCGGTACGCACGCTTTTCATTCCGTCTCGGGGGGCATGCATCTGAAGGGGCAGAACGCGGCCTTTCTGGAACGCACCGTGGAGGCCCTGCGGAGCCGTTTCGACGTGAAACACTGGCGTCCCTGCCACTGCACAGGTTTTACCGCGGCGGCACGACTTGCGGAAGCGATGGAATCCGTGGAATGGGCGGCGTCGGGAAGCCGGGTGGAACTCTAG
- a CDS encoding molybdopterin-binding protein codes for MKIRVLPVEHCLGMPLSHDLTQIVPESGYKGARFKKGQIVREEDLPELRAMGREHLSILDLEPDEVHEDDAAIRLAGRLRGTKLRLDGPDEGRCSLHATAEGLLAFDPAFVDAINEDPDWILATLPPLTPVRSGERVAALRVLPLAVREIQVQRAEALAKPLALHPFLPLSVGLVTTGEEFRSGKNKDAFLPRLERKVATYGGRILGQRIAGDRMEEIADAIRAFLEAGANLVLCTGGMSVDADDVTPGAIRSVAETVVFRGVPVLPGSMLMLAFAGKTALVGAPACVVHDERTALDPLLDRLFAGLVPTEKEARAWGVGGLCRSCSPCTYPRCGFTRR; via the coding sequence ATGAAGATTCGCGTTCTTCCCGTTGAGCACTGTCTCGGTATGCCTCTTTCCCATGACCTGACCCAAATCGTTCCCGAATCGGGCTACAAGGGAGCCCGATTCAAGAAAGGACAGATCGTGCGGGAGGAGGACCTTCCCGAACTCCGCGCCATGGGGCGGGAACACCTCTCCATCCTCGATCTCGAACCGGACGAGGTACACGAGGACGATGCGGCGATCCGCCTCGCCGGGCGTCTCCGGGGAACGAAACTGCGCCTCGATGGCCCCGACGAGGGACGCTGCTCACTCCACGCCACCGCGGAGGGGCTTCTCGCCTTCGATCCCGCTTTTGTGGACGCCATCAACGAGGATCCGGACTGGATTCTCGCCACATTGCCCCCGCTGACTCCCGTTCGTTCCGGAGAGCGCGTCGCAGCTCTTCGGGTCCTGCCCCTCGCCGTGCGGGAAATCCAGGTGCAGCGGGCCGAAGCACTGGCAAAGCCCCTGGCGCTGCACCCCTTTCTTCCCCTCTCGGTGGGACTCGTCACGACCGGCGAGGAGTTCCGCTCCGGCAAAAACAAGGACGCCTTTCTTCCCCGTCTGGAGCGCAAAGTCGCAACCTACGGCGGAAGAATCCTCGGACAGCGCATCGCCGGAGATCGCATGGAGGAAATCGCCGACGCCATCCGGGCGTTCCTTGAGGCGGGGGCAAACCTCGTGCTCTGTACCGGCGGCATGAGCGTCGATGCCGACGACGTCACCCCCGGGGCCATCCGCAGCGTCGCGGAAACCGTAGTTTTCCGGGGCGTTCCGGTCCTTCCGGGCTCCATGCTCATGCTGGCATTCGCGGGCAAAACGGCGCTGGTGGGAGCTCCCGCCTGCGTGGTCCACGACGAGCGCACCGCCCTCGACCCTCTCCTGGACCGCCTCTTCGCCGGTCTCGTTCCGACGGAGAAAGAGGCACGCGCCTGGGGCGTGGGCGGACTCTGCCGCTCCTGCTCTCCCTGCACCTATCCCCGGTGCGGATTCACCCGCCGCTGA
- a CDS encoding ribonuclease HI family protein — protein sequence MVACKGYFDGASRGNPGPAGAGAWIEGPDGTCLWEAARPLGMRTNNEAEYEALLLLLEEAVRRDLKELLVLGDSRLVICQMQGIWKIREERLRELADRARRLVKGRLVRYEWVPRERNARADRLSNRALDESGGGTGKSSSTAPEKSGLALPEWLEPLGVPGEKPAADGGEPVILEPVEPHIYLARGSETYAVDTLHKACTCRGFLFRRACRHLRAALEREATETRAAAAPPENSGSGNVEEPSR from the coding sequence ATGGTGGCCTGCAAAGGATATTTCGACGGCGCATCCCGGGGAAATCCCGGTCCCGCCGGAGCCGGGGCGTGGATCGAGGGGCCGGACGGGACTTGCCTTTGGGAGGCGGCACGTCCTCTGGGTATGCGGACCAACAACGAGGCGGAGTACGAAGCGCTTCTTCTCCTACTTGAAGAGGCGGTGCGGAGAGACCTGAAGGAGCTGCTCGTGCTCGGAGACAGCCGGCTGGTGATCTGTCAGATGCAGGGGATATGGAAGATCAGGGAGGAGCGCCTGCGGGAACTCGCCGATCGGGCACGGCGTCTTGTCAAGGGACGCCTCGTGCGTTACGAATGGGTTCCCCGGGAACGGAACGCCCGGGCGGATCGCCTGTCCAACAGAGCGCTCGACGAGAGCGGTGGAGGGACTGGAAAGAGTTCCTCCACCGCTCCGGAAAAGTCAGGCCTTGCCCTTCCGGAATGGCTTGAACCGCTGGGAGTCCCCGGTGAAAAGCCTGCCGCGGACGGCGGGGAGCCGGTGATTCTGGAGCCGGTGGAGCCTCACATCTACCTTGCCCGGGGGAGCGAAACCTACGCGGTGGACACACTGCACAAGGCTTGTACCTGCCGGGGGTTTCTCTTTCGCAGGGCATGTCGCCATCTTCGGGCGGCTCTCGAAAGAGAGGCGACGGAGACGCGTGCCGCGGCGGCCCCACCGGAGAACTCCGGTTCCGGGAACGTGGAAGAACCTTCGCGGTGA